The Kitasatospora paranensis genome has a window encoding:
- the chvE gene encoding multiple monosaccharide ABC transporter substrate-binding protein, translated as MSLAACGQSANGVGDGAASAGTGAKGGLVGIAMPTKSSERWINDGDNMVKQFQAKGYKTDLQYGDNVVENQVSQLENMITKGAKLLVVAAIDGSSLTDVLQKAADAHIPVISYDRLIRGTANVDYYATFDNFKVGVLQGTYIADKLGLKDGKGPFNVELFAGSPDDNNAQFFFNGAMSVLKPYIDSKKLSVQSGQTAFNQVATLRWDGGLAQSRMDNLLSKSYTSARVDAVLSPYDGISIGILSSLKGVGYGTAGKALPIVTGQDAELASVKSIIAGEQTQTVYKDTRELAKVAVQMGDALLTGGKPETNDTTQYNNGVKVVPAYLLQPVSVDKDNYAKVLVEGGQYTADQLK; from the coding sequence ATGTCCCTGGCGGCCTGCGGCCAGAGCGCCAACGGCGTCGGCGACGGCGCCGCGTCGGCCGGCACCGGCGCCAAGGGCGGGCTGGTCGGCATCGCCATGCCGACCAAGTCCTCCGAGCGGTGGATCAACGACGGCGACAACATGGTCAAGCAGTTCCAGGCCAAGGGCTACAAGACCGACCTGCAGTACGGCGACAACGTCGTCGAGAACCAGGTGTCGCAGCTCGAGAACATGATCACCAAGGGCGCCAAGCTGCTGGTGGTCGCCGCGATCGACGGCTCCTCGCTGACCGACGTCCTGCAGAAGGCCGCCGACGCCCACATCCCGGTGATCTCCTACGACCGCCTGATCCGCGGCACCGCGAACGTCGACTACTACGCCACCTTCGACAACTTCAAGGTCGGCGTGCTCCAGGGCACCTACATCGCCGACAAGCTCGGCCTCAAGGACGGCAAGGGCCCGTTCAACGTCGAGCTGTTCGCCGGCTCGCCGGACGACAACAACGCGCAGTTCTTCTTCAACGGCGCGATGAGCGTCCTCAAGCCGTACATCGACAGCAAGAAGCTCTCCGTGCAGAGCGGCCAGACCGCCTTCAACCAGGTCGCCACGCTGCGCTGGGACGGCGGCCTCGCCCAGTCCCGGATGGACAACCTGCTGAGCAAGTCGTACACCAGCGCCCGGGTGGACGCCGTGCTGTCCCCCTACGACGGCATCTCGATCGGCATCCTCTCCTCGCTCAAGGGCGTCGGCTACGGCACCGCGGGCAAGGCGCTGCCGATCGTCACCGGCCAGGACGCCGAGCTGGCCTCGGTGAAGTCGATCATCGCGGGCGAGCAGACCCAGACCGTCTACAAGGACACCCGCGAACTCGCCAAGGTCGCCGTGCAGATGGGCGACGCCCTGCTGACCGGCGGCAAGCCCGAGACCAACGACACCACGCAGTACAACAACGGCGTCAAGGTCGTGCCGGCCTACCTGCTCCAGCCGGTCAGCGTGGACAAGGACAACTACGCCAAGGTCCTGGTCGAGGGCGGCCAGTACACCGCCGACCAGCTCAAGTAG
- the mmsA gene encoding multiple monosaccharide ABC transporter ATP-binding protein — MAGPVLEMRSISKSFPGVKALSDVNLSVAAGEVHAICGENGAGKSTLMKVLSGVHPDGSYEGEILFEGEPCRFKDIRASEQRGIVIIHQELALVPYLSIAENIFLGNEHASRGIISWNRTLTHARTLLARVGLHEHPQTRVADIGVGKQQLVEIAKALAKEVKLLILDEPTAALNDEDSRKLLDLILELKAQGISCIVISHKLNEIAQVADSVTILRDGRTIETIPVGADGIAEDRIIRGMVGRDLEHRYPERTPEIGDIALAVEDWTVQHPIDHQRNVVEGASLNVRRGEIVGVAGLMGAGRTELAMSVFGRSYGRYTGGRVLVNGTEVRTRTVPEAIGHGIAYVTEDRKHLGLNLIDDISRNISLSALGKVARRGIVNRHEEAKVAESYRRTMNIKAPSVFAQTGKLSGGNQQKVVLSKWIFAGPQVLILDEPTRGIDIGAKAEIYQVIADLAAEGRAVLVISSELPELLGLCDRIYTMAEGRVTGEVARAEATQESLMRLMTVGGAPQIPASRTEQV; from the coding sequence ATGGCCGGACCCGTCCTCGAGATGCGTTCGATCAGCAAGTCGTTCCCGGGCGTCAAGGCCCTGTCCGACGTCAACCTCAGCGTCGCCGCCGGCGAGGTCCACGCGATCTGCGGCGAGAACGGCGCCGGCAAGTCCACCCTGATGAAGGTGCTCAGCGGCGTCCACCCGGACGGCAGCTACGAGGGCGAGATCCTCTTCGAGGGCGAGCCCTGCCGCTTCAAGGACATCCGGGCCAGCGAACAGCGCGGCATCGTGATCATCCACCAGGAGCTCGCCCTGGTGCCGTACCTCTCGATCGCCGAGAACATCTTCCTCGGCAACGAGCACGCCAGCCGCGGCATCATCAGCTGGAACCGGACCCTCACCCACGCCCGCACGCTGCTGGCGCGGGTCGGCCTGCACGAGCACCCGCAGACCCGGGTCGCCGACATCGGCGTCGGCAAGCAGCAGCTGGTGGAGATCGCCAAGGCGCTCGCCAAGGAGGTCAAGCTGCTCATCCTGGACGAGCCGACCGCCGCGCTGAACGACGAGGACAGCCGCAAGCTGCTCGACCTCATCCTGGAGCTCAAGGCGCAGGGCATCAGCTGCATCGTCATCTCGCACAAGCTGAACGAGATCGCCCAGGTCGCCGACTCCGTCACCATCCTGCGCGACGGCCGGACGATCGAGACCATCCCGGTCGGCGCCGACGGGATCGCCGAGGACCGGATCATCCGCGGCATGGTCGGCCGCGACCTGGAGCACCGCTACCCCGAGCGGACCCCGGAGATCGGCGACATCGCGCTCGCCGTCGAGGACTGGACGGTCCAGCACCCGATCGACCACCAGCGCAACGTCGTCGAGGGCGCCTCGCTCAACGTCCGGCGCGGCGAGATCGTCGGCGTCGCCGGGCTGATGGGCGCCGGCCGCACCGAGCTCGCGATGAGCGTCTTCGGCCGCTCCTACGGCCGGTACACCGGCGGCCGGGTCCTGGTGAACGGCACCGAGGTGCGCACCCGGACGGTGCCCGAGGCGATCGGCCACGGCATCGCCTACGTCACCGAGGACCGCAAGCACCTCGGGCTCAACCTGATCGACGACATCAGCCGGAACATCTCGCTGAGCGCGCTCGGCAAGGTCGCCCGGCGCGGCATCGTCAACCGGCACGAGGAGGCGAAGGTCGCCGAGTCGTACCGCCGGACGATGAACATCAAGGCGCCGTCGGTGTTCGCGCAGACCGGCAAGCTCTCCGGCGGCAACCAGCAGAAGGTCGTCCTCAGCAAGTGGATCTTCGCCGGCCCGCAGGTGCTGATCCTCGACGAGCCGACCCGCGGCATCGACATCGGCGCCAAGGCGGAGATCTACCAGGTGATCGCCGACCTGGCCGCCGAGGGCCGGGCGGTGCTCGTCATCTCCTCCGAACTCCCCGAACTCCTCGGCCTGTGCGACCGCATCTACACGATGGCCGAGGGACGGGTCACCGGTGAGGTGGCCCGCGCCGAGGCGACCCAGGAGTCCCTCATGCGCCTGATGACCGTGGGCGGCGCCCCGCAGATCCCCGCATCCCGAACCGAGCAGGTGTAA